Below is a window of Arabidopsis thaliana chromosome 2, partial sequence DNA.
GATTTCCAGATTTTGCTCTCTCTCCAAGGTAGTGGCAGCAGCAATGGAGATCCTTCTTGTTCTGCGGGTGATTCTGCAGCTGCTGGGtttcttcattctcttttaTCTTCCGTGTGTCCATCTCTTCCGGTGTCTATCTCGCCGGATCTCACGGCGGCTTTACTGTCAAAGGATAAAGTTAACGCCTTTGGTCTGATGGAACCGTGCTCTGTTTCGAATGAGAAAAGATCTGTGCGAGCTTATGGGATTTATCCAAAGACTTCGTTTTTCAATCATGATTGTCTTCCTAATGCTTGTAGATTCGATTATGTTGACTCTGCTTCTGATGGTAATACTGATATCATCATTAGGATGATTCATGATGTTCCTGAAGGTAGAGAAGTTTGTTTAAGCTACTTCCCTGTGAACATGAACTATTCGAGTAGACAAAAGAGATTGCTTGAGGATTACGGTTTTAAGTGTGACTGTGATCGGTGCAAAGTGGAATTTAGTTGGTCTGAAGgtgaggaagatgagaatGAGATTATGGAAGAGATGGAGGATCaagatgaacaagaagagatgGAAGATTCAGTAGgtgagaatgaagaagaagtttgtggAAATGGTGTGGATGATGAATCTAATTTTCCTCATGCTTACTTTTTTGTGAGATATATGTGTGAGAAGGAGAATTGTTTTGGCACTCTAGCTCCGCTTCCCCCGAAGACTCATGATGCTTCGAGAGTTCTTGAATGTAATGTTTGTGGAAGCGTTAAGGAGGATGAAGTTGGCGTAAATCAATGAGGAAGGTTAGCTTAAAGAATTGATCAGCCGAAAATCTCAAGCTTGTTTGATGCAGCCAGACCCAAACAACAAGAGACTTGTCTTGGACCACATCGTTAATCaatgttgtttgttgtttgatgtttacttttttttttttactcagtTTTGAAAATTCGATAAGTATTCTAGCTCTAGAATTCCATATctaggttttttgttttctcctagATAGTCTGAAGAATCAATTGTAATGGTCTGTGGAATTACACGGAAACAGTTTTGTTGTAATAATGGAGCATCAGTTTTCTTTGGTTGAatgaaaaatcataatttttttgactttttaagtTGAAAACTGCAGAATTACATGGCTTGATGATGTTTGCATTGTTAATCTCTATTACTCTTCAGTGTGCTCAGTGCCTGAAACCATAGCTTCCTTGATAGGGATCAATGTATTGGTAAACCAAATTGTGTAATAGTTTTTCCATAAAATAGATTCAATAGAACCAgtgtaacaaaaaattattaggGGGCTCTGTTTTAAGGTCGCAACATGACGGTGACACAAACATTTTTTAGTGATTAACTTGTTCTCATTCTGTTCCAAGTTCAACAACACAAACTGAGTTTTTTGGCTTCTCTATCAGAGAACTAATGTGATTCTACAACACAACCTGCTCTGACTGACTTACTCTGCTATGTTCTGTTTTGCTCTGCTCTGTTCTCACTTCCACGTCTCTGTTTTTGTCATTGACATTTCGACTTGTAGGAACTTAAACATTTAGTGGATTGACTGGCAAGATTGATCCAACCTTTTCCAATCTTACATCCATAAATaagttgatattttttctggtttttattTGGCAAACACTAATGCACCCTAGGGTTcaatgagatatatatatattacactAACACAAGTACACAACCAAATGTTATTGTAGGGACTTGTAATAATTTAACAGACCCAGATTCCTCACAAATTCTACCAAATTTGCGAGTCATTCAAGCTAGCAAACATTAtcatctataaataaatagttttctaAACATAGTAAagaacataattttaaaattcgaAACGTTCCTGATAAATTTTCTTCTCACATTCTAAAGAACAAAAGTATAGATCAGCTCCGTCCTCGGGAAGCGTACGAACGAAAGGGAGCTTGCATCGAGAGTTGCACACGCAGCAAAGTGGTCTACAAATAGAGTGGTTGGATACAAATGTTCCTATCCATGTTAACGCTCCTGGCATGGAATATGCGTAAGTATCTATAACGCAGGAAATATGCAATGTGATCCCACACTCATTGCATGTATAGAACCATTTTTCTGGGTTCACAGTTGTTTCGCATGCTTCACACCAATATTTGCCAGCCACGCCCATTTCGCCATAAGATaagaagagaggatgatcgTCGTACCTATGCCTCATTACCTTTTGCGGTAAAATAGCACACTTGAAGCACAAACCAAATTCACAATCATCGCAACTCAATTTCCCGTCTCCATCACACTCACTACAACGTTTGGAGTGATCTGTAGAGTAGTGTAAAGGATGTTGATGGCTTTTGTGCTCAAATGGTTCTGTAACTGTAGCGCACCGTACATCTATCCTTAATTCCTTAGATTCATAGGAGAAACCGGTGAACAGTTGACGGCAAATACTACACCTATGTAACAAGTAGGTGCCATAATTTGGGGATAGTTCGAGTGGCTGGTTGTGGCACACATGACGTTTCTTTAAAGGAAGCTTGGCACATTTTTCGTGGATTATGAAATCGCATCTCTTTCTCGCGCAAGCGTAGAACGGTTCTGAACAAATCTGGAAGACACATGCGGTACAAACTACACTTTCTGGTAGATTCCAGCCACGGTAAATTCGTAAGTTATGCTTATGGCCGTAATGGTCTATCGTGTTGTCATCAATCACCTTGAATGGCGcagtttcctcttcttcggGTGTCCCTTCCAGTTCGATCATGTCCCATACATCCCTTCTGGTTGCGCATCttgaatgaacaaaataatcaaaacatttgGAGCAAGAATAAGCCCCGTAGAACCCATCCACATTTTTACGACAAACTCTGCATTTCCCGTCTCCATGTCCGAGGCGAGGGGTGTAAGAGATGCGGTGGTCGTGGCGGTTGATGTTTATGACGCGAGGTAGATCGATACATTCCCGATGAATCATGAAATTGCACTGAAGACAGAAATAAGGGCTACGGTCACCTAGCGTCCCACAAGCATTGCAAGTGAAGTCAATGCGTCTTGGAACAAGGTGAAGTTGATGTTCATGGGTCCTCGGGCTTTTAACAAGAACCGGTGGTGGGTTTTTCATACATGATCTGCATATGCTAAAATTACAAACACCACAGTGGTGAAGCTGGCGATGGATTCCATCAAACTCCTCGCGGCAAAGAAGACATTTCTTGTCGGCGTAACCAGGGACTTCATATCTAAGTGACTTGAGTGGGTGTTGGGGGTGAGAAGTGTGGTATGCTTCTGGACTATTATGATCGATACAATCCAGACTGATGAAAAACTCGCATTGATGACATGTGTAGAAATGTTTCCAGCTATTATGTTGATGGCCACACCCTTTGCAATCTCTGAGTGTTTCGTGCGCTTCATGGGAGAGTTGGAGTGGATGCTCGTGTAGGTAGGAGTTTTCAGCAAGAACAAGTAGGGCTGGTCTCCTCGCGCAAATCAAATCCAACTGGAAATCACATTTGTTACAGCGATAACCGACACTGAAAAATTCTCCACAGAAACTACAATTAGAAACTCTGGTATGTAGGAGGATCAGCTTGAGAGGATGGACTGGATGGTAAGGGTGGTCGATTTCTGGTAACGGCTTGGCGCACTCTTCATGGAACACAACATCACATCCCGGCTCATTGCATCGGTGTCCTCCGTAAATGTAACTGCAACCGGGATGTTTGGAAATGAAGCTTGTATTATCTTCATCGGTCGAGTAGCATCCTTTACACTTGGTGAACTCGAAGCGTGTAAAAGGTATCAACGGATGCTCATGAAATGGTAACAATTTTTCAAGGCGGGATGCTTCTTCGTCCATGCCTTCATTAAACAAAGCTAGAAAGTTTTCCATGGTGATGTTTTCTTACTTCCACCAAAACACAAAGCTCTTCTCTTCTGCACTAGTTTCAGActtggtttcttgtttttctctctttcttttctttcaggATTTTTTTTCAAGTGGTTTATCATTTTCAGACTTTGCAAATAGTTAATATGAATTCGCACCACAGAAATGATTCTTTTCATTACTGAGATTGAGACCACATGTGTTGGCTTCATCCTTGCATTATTTAATTAACTCAGACCACATATGTTGACTCTGCAACTATTGTGTCCGgccaaaacataaataattgaatgaatacaaaaaaggttttttcTTGCATTAAATGGAATAGAAGTTTATGGATAGAATAGTTTAGAATTTAAATGGATGGAACTGTACATTTTGTGGAAAAAACAGTTTGAAGTCTGAACCACACAACTCCTTGGCCAAGTAGCTTTGGAGGTAGACTTTGCTGCATTCAAGTCTCTGAAACCAAAGTTTTATTATTGTATTGCATCCACTAACTTTTATGTAATTTCAGACCAaaagatttgtatttttgtctttaagaCCAGGATTGGGccaatctttgttttttaatttttatacaGCCAAAAGTAAGTTCTATTTCCACCATCAGATTGTATAACCCATTTGAATAACACTATAAagttaacatatatataccatcTGAAACATTCGAAGAATCATTTGTCAAATCACATGTATTCAAATCACTCAGagcaaattttgattaataaagaaGTTAAAAAGACATACTGCGTATACATGAGCTGCTCTTGCTTTAGCACAAAACAGAGACCAGATTCCAGTTCCAGCTCTAATGTCAAGAAACTTGTTCTTTTAAATATCCTGTTAAGAAATTCTGTTTCTAAGATCATTGAGACTGCTGCTGACTGGATTCAAAAGATTGATAATTGTGGAAAAAGCGCATAAGCTtgaggttaaaaaaaaactattgtaaaacaTACTTTTGGAATTAAATGGTACaaagtttttcttcattaaaaCATGCCTTACCAATCACTACTAGAGTAGTTATTAGAGCGGTTGAAATTATAATAACAGTTTAAAGAACAAATGTATAAAACAACATCGGCTTTGGAAACGACCTTAACAATGGAAGGAAGCTTGCATTGAGAGTTACACACATAGCAAAATGGTCTACACATAGAGGTGTTGGATACCACCAAGTCTTCCTCCCATCCTATTTTGGAACCTGGCATATAATATGAGAAGTCTCCCACAACGCATGAAATATGCAATATGACACCACAATCATTGCATGTATAGAACCATTTCTTCGAATTCACTTTTGTTTCACATGCTTCACACCAGTATTCTCCATCCACACTACTTTCACCACACGACAAGTAAAGAGGATGATCGTCGTATCTATGCCACTTTACTTTCTGCGGTAAAAGAGCACACTTGAAGTCCAAACTATAGTCACACTCATCACAGCTAAAGCTTCCTATATCTAGATCCATGTTTTTGCCACATTCCGTACAAGACTTAGAACTACGTTTCGAAAAGTATAAGGGATGTTGATGGCTTTGGTGCACCAATGGTTCTCGAATTGAACCACATCGTACATCTAGAGTAACCATACGAGTAAGACACTCGTACCTGAAACCGGTGAAACTTTGCCAACAAAGATCACATGAAGTTTCGTCTGAAGTATCATTTGTGACTAGGGTAAATGGTAGGTTGTCGCAAACATGCCGTTTCTTCCGAGGCAGGTTAGCACATTTTTGGTGGAGAATGAAGTCACAATTCTCGCAACTGTAGAACGCATCTGAACAGATCTGGAAGACACATGCTTTACATAGTGTGCTTTCATGGAGAATCCTCCCATCCTTGTTGATTACTAAGTTATGATCATGGCTAAAATGTTTGATCGTGTTATCATCAATCACCTCGAATGGCGCATCTTCCTCTGGCTCTTCGGGTGTCCCTTCTAGCTCTATCATGTCCCATACATCCTCGTCCGTTGCGCATCTCGAGTGAACAACATAGTTAGAACATTTTGAGCAAGAATAACCCCCGTAGAAGCCATCAACCTTTTTACGACAAACCCCGCATGTATTTTGCCCATGTCCAAGACGACGAGTGTAGGAGATGCGATGATCGTGGCGGTTGATGTTTATGACGCGGGGCAAATCGATACACTCCCAATGAATCATGAAGTTGCATTGAAGACAGAAATAAGGGCTTTGATCAGCTTGAGTCCCGCAAGCATTGCAAGTGAAACCGAGAGGTTttgaaagaagataaagttgATGCTCATGGGTGGTCGGGCTTACAACACTAAGCGGCGGTGGGTTTTCCATACAGCCGCCACATATGGTAAAGTTACAAACATCACAGTGGTGAATTCGTCCGTCAAACTTATTCCCGCAAAGAAGACACTTGTTGTCGGCGTAATCGGGTGCTTCTTCACATCTAAGGAGCTTGAGTGGGTGTTGGGGGTGTAAAACGTGGCTAGCTTGTGGAAAAAGTTTGGTACACTCCACATGAAAGCGTAAATCGCATTTATTACATTTGTAATGAACAGCATCGAAAACTCCCCATTTGCATGTTTTGCAAAGTTGCACAAAACCGTCACGGGTTCCATCAGAGAGCTGAATCGGATGCTCGTGGACAGTGGATTCTTCAAGAATAAATTCCAAAGGCAACCTCGTCGCGCAACGAAAATCCAACTTGAAGTCACAAATCGAACAAAGATAACCATTTTCAAACGAAGATGGACACTGGCTACAAGAAGCAAGTGGTTCGACATTTATGAGGAGCTTTAGAGGATGGTCTGGATGAGAATAGTGGTTGATTTCTGGTAACGGGTCGGCACACTCTTTATGAAACACAGATTCACACCCCAACTCATTGCAATGGTAGCCTCCATATATGTAACCAACATACCCACACCCTTTACAAGCCTTGTAGGAAAAACGAGTAAAAGGTAACAGCGGATGGTTATGAATTGGTGGTACCTCTACTTTTTCCATGGTGATCCAAATCAAACCACAGATCTCTTttgtgatgtttttcttttctatttttgtttctatcgGATCTCTCAAAGTGGGCATATAACGatgaataatcaaataatgCATATGATCAAAATTAATGCCATACCACGTGAAATATTGATTATTGTTGCCACTGAGATCCAGCGTCCACGCCATGTGAAACAACTAAAGTCTGACCCAAGGCGATACTTCCAAGGCCTGACTATATCcaatttttaaagtttgttaTCGATCCTTCTCTACATCTGAATGAACTTGTTTGTAAGCGGTCAAATCAAATTGTAATTAGTTGTGTGATATATACACTATTGTCGTATTTGCTTAGGTTTCTTGAACCAAACGAATATTGTGGTCGAGAGGAACAAGAAACTATCATAGAGGAAGAGACGCacagtgagagagaaagagagagatggttaATATCTAATTCTGAAACATAAGCAGCAATAATGGAAACAGTAGAGATACAAATGAGATTTGTCCATCTCAGCCTCAAGATGATGAAAGGTACTTGTGGGGGATTTTACATCCTCTGAGAGCTTTTAGCGCATCTTATAGAAGTGGGTCCTTGAGATATTGCAATGTTGGCCGTTCAAAGAATAGCTGAGCTTTATGTCGACGTCTCTGggattctttttgttttgtgcaaTGGTCATGCTTCCTGTGATTGTTTCACCCTCGCATATGGTTAACACATCTTCCAGGTACAGCACAGTTTGTTTCCAATGCGTAGCCCGCGATTTCGGTCCTGCATTGCATGTTGTGACTTGTAATGTGAGTACCAAACATTGACAAACATCAACATATTTCACTCATGTTTAGGGAAGTCGAACCTGTTGAGAAACCCATCTTCTTGTGACACATAGTGAATGACACATCGAAGTAGGCTACAAGGGCATGGATATGGTCATTTCGTTGTGCGACGAGCTTAAACGGAGCTGTGAAGGAAGCATCTCCAGCAGCCATCTTAGAGATATCCATTGTCTTTagtcaaaaaaaacaaaggccAACAACAAAAGGAATATGCATTAGCTACAGAAAATTAGGGAGATGTAATTAACTACTACAGCACAATCTTACTTACCTTCAGCAGCTTGCTATCAGTCACGATTTGGTTACCATCAACGGTGTCAACAAGCGGTTCTGTAATTGCTCTTCTCTTGATGCACGACATGTCAAACCCATACACGTCGTCCCAAACTGTACATGAAACGACAAGAAGCAAAGCCGATTGCAAAAAAATCAGGTTTCGAAGATAAATGTTagcaaaaagaaagacaagatCTTTCATATTACTCACACTCTACTTTGTCGTCTTTATAATGAGCATCCTCAATGGCAGTAACATAAAGAGAAGCTTTATCTGGTAGAACAATTCCACCATCAACCTAACCCAAAAGGAACCAAAAGCACACAAAACTGTTCAAAGCTATGATGAAACCATCATCAACATAAGAACACAGAAAACTCTCACTTACAAGCCATTTATTGCGAGCATACAAGACGGTGTCAAGCATATTTTCATACAACAGAAAGTAACCCATCCATTCAGAGATAATCACATCCACTTTAGGAACTGGAAGTTCGATCTCCTCAATCTTCCCTTTCAAAACCGTTATAACtgccaacaaaacaaacacaaacacttgTTTCAGCCAACTACCATCAGATCATAAACCATTTGAATAACACTCTAAACACATACATACCATCTGAGAATCCATTCGACTTAACAATCTCCTTTGCTGTGTCAGCCATTTGAGAACACTCAACCTAAGAATCATTAGTCAAATCAGATCAATAAGAGCCAAACTTTGATTAACGGAGAAGATAAAGAGACATACTGCGTAAACGTGAGCTGCTCCTGCTTTAGCACAGAAGAGAGACAAGATTCCAGTTCCAGCTCCAACATCAAGAACAATTTTGTCCTTGATAAGAAACTTGTTCTTGTAAATAACATCTTGATAACTCTTTGTCCTCACTACATCCTTTAACATTtcctaataataataacatcaCCATAGAAAAACTGTTATACACATTGCCTAGGTTTCAGAACAAaggattcaaaacaaaacaaaaaagcagGAGACTTTACTTACTTCATGAATACCTGcaaaaatcaatcaattgGAAACAGAGTAAGCACTTTGCAGAGAATAAGATAACATGAAGAAAGCAACATTATATAATGAAAGTTCAAGGGTTTATACCGAAATGAGAGTAAGAATCGAAGTAGTAATCGGCGCTGGTAATGTCATCAGCAACATCGGCATTGTTGTCATCTCCATCGTGCATTGATTCATCAGCATCCTCGAAGTGTAACTTCGTCGTCTGAGTTTCATCAGAgccgttgttgttgttctccGTACTAGTCATTTTTTGCGGCAAAGAGAGAGGTTTTGGATGGCTAACAGATTCGAATAAGCAAaaagatttagggttttaggatGGATACGAACTttatgttatgtgtatgattctATTTCAGCCGCCGGTTCAATTGTTTTTGACAGATAAACCGGTTTGGTTTATACCGATCCGGTTCGGTTATTGTCGTAATTATAAGGCAGTGTAGATGAAATTTGGAGGAAAAGATTCTGACGCTGGTAGTGGTGAGTGGTGAGCACGGCCAAAAGGTATGGCTTGCTTACGATCACCGattcattcttcttttatttcgtTTAAGATTCTGATATTTTGGTCTAAAATTCTTCTTCgctcttttggattttggtttttaggggtttaaagtttgtttttttatgtgtttgagTCTCAGATCTAATTTGAAATCTCTTCACTGCGATAATGCTTTTTAGGTTTTGAATTGCTTAATTTTTCCATAATTCGGATTCGTTCGATTTGTTAGTCTGGAATTGAGGACTAGGGTTTTAGTGATTTAGCTTGATATGTGTGAAAAGCCTTATGCTTTTGGATGCCTTGCTTCtgaaattacattttttcagTTTCCTGTTTTAGTTATTGAATTCTATCGTGGAGGTGTATAATGAACCATGCTATTGTATATGATGAGCTAATCTTTCTTGTTTAGGCTTAGTTTCTGAGACTCAATTGGTAAATGCTAAACTTGGTTTCTATGATTTTGTAGGATTTTGGTATTGAAAAATGGCATCAAAATTGGTTCAACTTCAATCAAAGGCATGTCAGGCTTCAAAGTTTGTGGCCAAGCATGGGAATTCGTACTACAAGCAATTGTTGGAGCAGAACAAGCAATACATCCAAGAGCCTGCAACTATAGAGAAGTGCAGTGAATTGTCTAAACAATTGCTCTACACTCGTCTTGCTAGGTCAttaccattttcttctctctttatctcatGGACATATTTTCAATGGCCATGCTCAAACTATCTTTTATGTATACTTTTGAAACATTAATCTTTAGAGAATGCTGATGAAATGTGCAAGTTGAATTTGCATTACTCGCGAGTAGGTAGCCTTTTTTGCCTGAAAAAAATATGCTTGAGAATTTGTTATCCTCTAGTAGTTTTTGTCCTCGATGGAATTGAGCTTGTAAATATCCTTTGATTAGGATAATATATGTGCCTGTCTTGTTTTTCCTGTCTAGATAACACATTATAAGCACCACATTGTGTTTTGCTATCAGTTGAAGAGTTCGGCTTTCTGTGATACGCAATCTTGCGTCTATAGCTAATACTCTTCTTACTAACTACAGCATTCCCGGGCGCTACGAAACATTTAGGAAAGAAGTAGACTACGCAAAGAACTTATTGAAGAACAGAGCGAATCTGAAGGTGGAAGATGCAGGAATCGCTGCATTGTTTGGCTTAGAATGCTTTGCTTGGTTTTGCGCAGGTGAAATCGTCGGCAGAGGATTCACTTTCACCGGCTACTACCCTTGAAATTGAGACAACAAACAACCAGGTCGCCGGAATATTCTTCCTGACGCTTGTAACTCCCTCCATATGATTCCTCACTTGAACTATATATACTTCCTCGAATCCATttatattttcagttttttcctGAAACAGAAGTGTTGGAGctaagggaaaaaaaaacattttggtaaAGCTCTTAATAAGTTGAGAAAAATGCATTTGATacaagattcttctttagatatttattttatccaCAAAGTTTAATATCTGTTcacaatatttaaaacatcagagaattattttttttaatatattaagtGATTGTTAATTGTCGAATAACTTCAAAAATAGAggaatatttgaaaaaaatgttattttgaagaatttatgatattcacaagaaaatgatttttgagtaaaaaactgttatttttattttgtttgagaaactgATATCATAGTTGaagtaaaaatttaattttgcagctgataaattcaaaaatagaaatatataatacatttatTTGAGTGGACTTaagataaaatattgaattaaCTTCAAATCTCAGCGAGagaatattcaaaaaaataataataaaattttggtatgTGCGAGAAAGCAGGAAGACCAATGGGATCTTAAGGAGACCCAATTGGAATCTTTAGCCACAATTTCGAAACCTTAGCGAAGAAGACAACAACGATTTACGAGACGACGACGATGATGTTTCGCACTTCATTGATGCGTTTCGCGGCAGCTTTCTTCGCCATTGTCTTCGTCGTTCTCGTCGGTGTCGCTCGCAGTGAGGTTCGATTTGGTTCTgtgtttttctctgtttcccAAATTAGACGAAAGGAATCACATTCTTGTAGGCATTGACTTAATTGGAACCTTGCcaaaaatctgattttgaCAATGATGTTTTTGCTAATTTCACTTCACTTTATGTCTctgtgttttattgtttcttgcGGTAATTTCGAACAATGAATTGATTTTGTGTCTTGTTTGTTGCATCAAATTGTTACAGGAGTGTACAAGAACTTGCATTGCACAGAATTGTGACAGTAAGATTACAACTTTTCTGAAGTTTCCTTAGGTTTTTTAGCTTTTTAGCTGACTCACATGTATGTTTGTTTCAGCTCTTTCTATTCGATATGGGAAGTATTGTGGGATTGGACATTCTGGTTGTCCTGGTGAGGAGCCTTGTGATGATCTTGATGCTTGTTGTAAGATCCATGACCATTGTGTTGAGTTAAACGGTAATCAATCAAGAATACGCAAATCCCTTACTGCTGTGTTAAATATGGATCTGCACGAAAAGGTCTAGTTACCGTTCTTAGGTGTACTAGGAATTGGGATGTAGTTTTGGTATTATCATCTGGAAAGGTTTACACTGGCCAATATTGTATGCCCATTAGGTCTCTATAAACAGAGCTGAGATAAACTGGAAATTAGCTACAGAGTTAGTATGAATGTAAGTTGGCTTGATTAGTCCTTGGATTTGAGATTGTAGTCAATCTGGTCTGTCCGGTTTCTCTACACAAATTGTGTAATGCAGAGTGCTAAGATATCAAGTATGATAAATCTCTTAAGGCCTATAAGGCTCAGATGATCATAAGTAACTCTGCTGCTTTGATTCATTGTTCTTAAGCTATAGTTTCACTGATTCAAATGCTAAACTTTTGGTCTTGAGTTAACAAGGTTACGATGAAATAATCGCATTTTTGCTTCCTATTTGCAGGTATGACTAACATAAGCTGCCATAAGAAGTTCCAGCGATGCGTAAACAGGCTAAGCAAAGCGATAAAACagtctaaaaacaaaaaggttgGATTTTCCACAAAGTGCCCTTATTCAGTAGTCATACCTACGGTGAATCAAGGAATGGATATTGGAATCTTATTCAGTCAATTAGGTAATGATATGAAAACAGAGCTATGAGTTTTGCTTCTCATATACCCTGGTCTTGGGGGCATCACATTGGTGTTGGAACTAAAGCTTACCACAGAAAATTTGTTACTGATTGATGATTACCTTATTTATTGCAATTGCAAGTTGCTGATAGATTACATGTATGAAGCGATGGTACTACGTGAATCTGTACTATACACAATGCAAGTTTTGATCGGAAACTGTTCTCTATTCTTATGTTACACCATATCTCGATTTCAAGTTATGAATCATGATCAACCAAAGAAAGTGCAAAAACATTAGTTACAAGTagaatattatttgatttgtttaagtCATTAGTTACAATCATGATCTATATTGTAATAGTTCTGGATTATGTTCTATCCATCCATCAATGGCaaggtttgtttattttaattcaC
It encodes the following:
- the PRMT1A gene encoding protein arginine methyltransferase 1A (protein arginine methyltransferase 1A (PRMT1A); FUNCTIONS IN: protein-arginine N-methyltransferase activity, protein methyltransferase activity; INVOLVED IN: protein amino acid methylation; LOCATED IN: cytoplasm; EXPRESSED IN: 19 plant structures; EXPRESSED DURING: 12 growth stages; CONTAINS InterPro DOMAIN/s: Ribosomal L11 methyltransferase, PrmA (InterPro:IPR010456); BEST Arabidopsis thaliana protein match is: arginine methyltransferase 11 (TAIR:AT4G29510.1); Has 2747 Blast hits to 2715 proteins in 657 species: Archae - 58; Bacteria - 647; Metazoa - 1154; Fungi - 239; Plants - 329; Viruses - 1; Other Eukaryotes - 319 (source: NCBI BLink).) codes for the protein MTSTENNNNGSDETQTTKLHFEDADESMHDGDDNNADVADDITSADYYFDSYSHFGIHEEMLKDVVRTKSYQDVIYKNKFLIKDKIVLDVGAGTGILSLFCAKAGAAHVYAVECSQMADTAKEIVKSNGFSDVITVLKGKIEEIELPVPKVDVIISEWMGYFLLYENMLDTVLYARNKWLVDGGIVLPDKASLYVTAIEDAHYKDDKVEFWDDVYGFDMSCIKRRAITEPLVDTVDGNQIVTDSKLLKTMDISKMAAGDASFTAPFKLVAQRNDHIHALVAYFDVSFTMCHKKMGFSTGPKSRATHWKQTVLYLEDVLTICEGETITGSMTIAQNKKNPRDVDIKLSYSLNGQHCNISRTHFYKMR
- a CDS encoding Mitochondrial ATP synthase subunit G protein (Mitochondrial ATP synthase subunit G protein; FUNCTIONS IN: hydrogen ion transmembrane transporter activity; INVOLVED IN: proton transport, ATP synthesis coupled proton transport; LOCATED IN: mitochondrial proton-transporting ATP synthase complex, coupling factor F(o); EXPRESSED IN: 22 plant structures; EXPRESSED DURING: 13 growth stages; CONTAINS InterPro DOMAIN/s: ATPase, F0 complex, subunit G, mitochondrial (InterPro:IPR006808); BEST Arabidopsis thaliana protein match is: Mitochondrial ATP synthase subunit G protein (TAIR:AT4G29480.1); Has 96 Blast hits to 96 proteins in 21 species: Archae - 0; Bacteria - 0; Metazoa - 0; Fungi - 0; Plants - 93; Viruses - 0; Other Eukaryotes - 3 (source: NCBI BLink).): MASKLVQLQSKACQASKFVAKHGNSYYKQLLEQNKQYIQEPATIEKCSELSKQLLYTRLASIPGRYETFRKEVDYAKNLLKNRANLKVEDAGIAALFGLECFAWFCAGEIVGRGFTFTGYYP